A single window of Narcine bancroftii isolate sNarBan1 chromosome 13, sNarBan1.hap1, whole genome shotgun sequence DNA harbors:
- the LOC138748717 gene encoding carbonic anhydrase 4-like isoform X2 has protein sequence MKLLSIILLLSLQRAKTATGPFCYHDPTCDPHSWPVQYPSCNGTHQSPIDVLTDQAQCGDHLGTFNFTGYSNPQFLLSIKHTKQTVRVTTNTQMKVGGGGLPMDYLTSQFHLHWGNQTTGRGSEHRLNGHQANMEVETNITENAAWKNFTSLIQHLREDGDVLSLNGTFSMMDLISGVNLTKYYRYNGSLTTPECDEVVLWTIFEEPIRLNASLVETFFTDLYVNSSQGIHLLNTFREPQRNTNQVYASQGACRAAPNPTPTPTPTAGSPLRNWAHPLCLLLPLAWLWVGVLEPILY, from the exons ATGAAACTGTTGTCCATCATCCTGCTACTGTCTCTGCAACGAGCCAAGACGGCCACAG GCCCATTCTGCTATCACGACCCTACATGTG ATCCTCATTCATGGCCTGTGCAGTATCCAAGCTGCAATGGCACCCACCAGTCTCCCATCGATGTGTTGACCGACCAGGCTCAGTGTGGTGATCACCTCGGTACCTTCAACTTCACTGGCTACAGTAACCCGCAGTTCCTGCTGAGCATTAAGCACACCAAGCAAACTG TCAGAGTTACCACAAATACCCAGAtgaaggtgggtgggggtggactTCCCATGGACTACCTCACCTCCCAGTTCCACCTTCACTGGGGCAACCAGACTACTGGAAGGGGTTCCGAACACAGGCTGAACGGACATCAGGCCAATATGGAG GTTGAAACCAACATAACAGAGAATGCAGCCTGGAAGAATTTTACCAGTCTCATCCAACACCTTAGAGAAGATG GTGATGTGCTGTCACTCAATGGGACCTTCTCCATGATGGATCTGATCAGTGGTGTCAACCTGACCAAATATTACCGTTACAATGGCTCCCTCACCACCCCGGAGTGCGATGAGGTTGTCCTCTGGACCATCTTTGAGGAGCCCATCCGCCTCAATGCGTCACTG GTTGAAACATTCTTCACTGACCTGTATGTCAACAGCAGCCAAGGTATCCACCTGCTTAACACCTTCCGTGAGCCACAGAGGAACACCAACCAAGTCTATGCCTCACAGGGGGCATGCAGAGCAGCTccgaaccccacccccacccccacccccacagcagGCAGTCCCCTCAGAAATTGGGCCCACCCTCTCTGCCTGCTGCTACCACTTGCCTGGCTCTGGGTGGGGGTGCTTGAACCTATCCTGTACTGA
- the LOC138748717 gene encoding carbonic anhydrase 4-like isoform X1 yields MKLLSIILLLSLQRAKTATGPFCYHDPTCDPHSWPVQYPSCNGTHQSPIDVLTDQAQCGDHLGTFNFTGYSNPQFLLSIKHTKQTVRVTTNTQMKVGGGGLPMDYLTSQFHLHWGNQTTGRGSEHRLNGHQANMELHIVNRQDGLNLTQVFSQPDGLAVLGFLIEVETNITENAAWKNFTSLIQHLREDGDVLSLNGTFSMMDLISGVNLTKYYRYNGSLTTPECDEVVLWTIFEEPIRLNASLVETFFTDLYVNSSQGIHLLNTFREPQRNTNQVYASQGACRAAPNPTPTPTPTAGSPLRNWAHPLCLLLPLAWLWVGVLEPILY; encoded by the exons ATGAAACTGTTGTCCATCATCCTGCTACTGTCTCTGCAACGAGCCAAGACGGCCACAG GCCCATTCTGCTATCACGACCCTACATGTG ATCCTCATTCATGGCCTGTGCAGTATCCAAGCTGCAATGGCACCCACCAGTCTCCCATCGATGTGTTGACCGACCAGGCTCAGTGTGGTGATCACCTCGGTACCTTCAACTTCACTGGCTACAGTAACCCGCAGTTCCTGCTGAGCATTAAGCACACCAAGCAAACTG TCAGAGTTACCACAAATACCCAGAtgaaggtgggtgggggtggactTCCCATGGACTACCTCACCTCCCAGTTCCACCTTCACTGGGGCAACCAGACTACTGGAAGGGGTTCCGAACACAGGCTGAACGGACATCAGGCCAATATGGAG CTCCATATCGTTAACAGGCAGGATGGTCTGAATCTGACTCAGGTCTTCAGTCAACCTGATGGACTTGCAGTGCTGGGTTTCCTCATTGAG GTTGAAACCAACATAACAGAGAATGCAGCCTGGAAGAATTTTACCAGTCTCATCCAACACCTTAGAGAAGATG GTGATGTGCTGTCACTCAATGGGACCTTCTCCATGATGGATCTGATCAGTGGTGTCAACCTGACCAAATATTACCGTTACAATGGCTCCCTCACCACCCCGGAGTGCGATGAGGTTGTCCTCTGGACCATCTTTGAGGAGCCCATCCGCCTCAATGCGTCACTG GTTGAAACATTCTTCACTGACCTGTATGTCAACAGCAGCCAAGGTATCCACCTGCTTAACACCTTCCGTGAGCCACAGAGGAACACCAACCAAGTCTATGCCTCACAGGGGGCATGCAGAGCAGCTccgaaccccacccccacccccacccccacagcagGCAGTCCCCTCAGAAATTGGGCCCACCCTCTCTGCCTGCTGCTACCACTTGCCTGGCTCTGGGTGGGGGTGCTTGAACCTATCCTGTACTGA